TGCCCCACATTACGGTAACGATAGGTCCGCTACAACGCCAACGGATATATGATTATTTACCATGGCAGCCTTACGGTCGTTTGCTGGAAACATGTTATGGCTATCTTTTTCCGGCGGATATAACTATTTCCACACTGCTGGAACCGCATCCGGAAGAGAAAACAGTTACCGTATCTGACCGGTTGCCTGAAGAGGGGATCGCTGGATATAATTTTTTCCTGTAGCTGGAATTATTTTTGCTGATACTGCTAACGCATAAAAAAGTCGAAATGTGCAGCACCCAAAAACAGAAAAACCTGACATATCAGAAGAACTATGAGATACACTGCTAAATTCTATTTGATGCTGGCCGGCGTAATGGCCGTGGGTTCTATCCTGGTGGCTTTACTCAGCAGATACATTAAAAATTTCAGTCTTTATAAAAAGAAAGCACTGTGGTATTTAGTATGTACAACGTTGGTGTTTGCTGTCATCAGTTCCATTCCTTTTCTTTTTACGCATCAGAACCTGATGAGCCAGTACCTCTTTTATGAAGTGTGGTTTTTAGGATTAGGTATTGTGCACTGCCATTTTATGTATACACGTTTCTGGGCCAATGAAACCACGCTGCTGTCGGAGCTGTCTTTCATCATCGCCATCTGGTTATTCGGCGGTATTGCATTTGTACTGGTACATCGTTTACTTAATAAGGATACCTTCCTTTATTATCCCATGCTGACCAGCATGTTTTCTTTTGTACTGCCTACATTTGTTTATAAAACTTTTGAGAAGATGATGGCCATTCCTGTGAAAGTGCATAAATGGTGGCAATACCCGATGTATAAGGATGTGCCGGAAGTGAATGAAGAAGAAATGAAAGACCTGATCGTGATAGGACTGGAAATGGAAAAAGGACTGCGGGATCATAACCGCACGTATTTCCGGGCACGCACGCCTATTAAAATGGATCTCGGTGATCTTTTTTATCATTTTATCAATGATTATAATGACCGTTATCCCAATACACCGATTGATTTTGCGGATACCAACGGACAAGCCTATGGCTGGGTGTTTCACCTGAAGCCGCGGTGGTTCGGATCTGCCAAAACACTGGACCCTAACAAGGCTGTGTTTATGAACGGGATCAGGGAGAACAGTGTGATCATTTGCAACAGAATTACGTTATCCTAAAAGTATTATTATGGCGGAGCCGTTAAAACATTTTCCCGTAAACTGGGTAGACGGGATGAAGATAAAAAAACAGCATTTCATTGATACTGAAAATGCGATGCTGGATCAGATCAGGGATGCGCTTTCCTGTGGCTTGCATGCGCTGAACTATGGCTTGTTGCCGCCCAAAGCAGAAAATAAGGAATCGCTCCGTTGCTGGTTTGTAACCGATAACCAACAGCAATGGCGGATCAAGCTCACGGAATGCCGCGCTGTTACCCCCGGCGGCGGCCGCATTGAAATCCCGGAGCATACCGTGCATTCCCTGAAGTATGCCACCACTTTTCCGGAAGCTACTTACACATGGGACCCCAGCCATACGGAAAGTACTTACTACGTGCTGATGCAGGTAAATCCGTTTAACCGGCAGCCCAGCGGTGAGCCGCTGCTGGAAGAGGAGCCGCCGCGACTGCCTTACGCTACGCCTGAATATAGTTTGTATATCTCTCCAGCCTCTCAGTTACCGCAAGGACAACTGGGCAGTTACCAGATGGTGCTGGCTAAAATAACAGTAGCAGATGGAAGACCACAGATGGAAGACGATTATATTCCACCTTGCAGCATCGTGGGCGCACACCCCGCATTAATAGACCTGCATCACGAACTGGATCAGTTTTTAGGACAGATGGAATTGTACGGCGTACATATCATACAAAAAATTTATGGCCGCAATCAGAATAATGATCTGGCACTGGTAGTATTGTATATCACGGAAAAGATGGTGCAGTTTCTCGGTACCAGGATCACACAATTCCGGTGGCTGTCCTTAAATCAGCCGCCTGCGCAGATGCTGGAAATTATTGCCGGGCTGGCCCGTACCATGAAGAATGCCATTGATCAGCGCGCGGGTGCCGGTAAGGAAGAGTTGCTGAATTACTTTTCCGAATGGTGCGAGCTGCGGCAGGGTGAGCTGGAAAACCTCATGATCAATTGTGCCAACATCCGCTACAGGCATATCGATGTACGCGAATGTCTTCAGCCGATGATCCCGTTTGTGCGGGCAGTGAATAAACTGTTTGAAAGCCTGAGCAGGCTGGATTACATTGGCCGTAAACAGGATAGTAACATCTTCGTAAAAGAAGAGTCCGCCGAAGATGCAGAGTATCTGCGTAAACATAAAACCAAAAGATGGTTCTTTACGGATTAGTTTTTTTTGCGGGACCCATTACTTTAATTATAAAACTCATCAACTGATATGCAAGTATTAAACAAGCAGGAGAGGACTACTTCTTTTATGTGGTTCCTGTTATTTTTCCTGATAACAGTGGCGCTGTTTGTAGTGGCGGTATTTTTTAATTACCAGGTGCCTGCGCGGGAGAATGCATCGCTGCGTAAAGAGTTGAGCACATTCAGGCAGGAACAGGCTTTCCAGGCGGAGTTCCTGCAAAAGCTGGATAAGGTAAAGCGTAACCTGGATTCTATCAACCTGCCCAATCAGAATGCCAACTACATGGATCAGGTAATAGCAGCATCTCTTGCAGATATGCGCAATTCCATTCCCAAAGAGGCGGTAACACATTACGGGCTGTATGATAATGTAGTGCAGAACTGTTTATCGTTGCAACAAACAAAACAGCAGCTGCGTGAATTACAGCATGCGCAACAGGATATTGCAGGGCTGAAGGAACAGGTGATGGATCTGAATAGCAAGCTGGAAAGTAAGAGCAGGGATCTGGATAATTGCAGACAGATGATGTTGCTCAATAGCCGTGCTCACTAACCGATACGACTGTATTAATATAAATAAATATCACAATAAAATTTATTTGTTAAAGTGATAAAAAAATATAGTTAGTGTTCCTTACTAAAAATTTAATGTTTTATATTTGAAGCTCATACTTTATTGGTATTAATTAGGTTTTATTCTTTATTGTAACCTTAAAATTTAACCCAACATGTCCTTCAAATCAGTACTGACAGTAAATGGTGAGAACTACAATGTTCAACATGCCGCTTACGATCTTAGCCAGGAAACAGATGCTACGGGCCGTCCCTCCGCCATTACACGTGGTGGCCGCATCAAATTGACCGTAGAGTCAAACGGAAAAACAGATCTCTTTGAGTGGATGGTTAACAACTTTGAAAGAAAAGATGGAACCATTACGTTCTACAAAAGAGACACTGATTCCAAATTGAAAACATTGGATTTTAAAGAAGGTTATCTGGTGAAATTCGAAGAGTCTTTTGACTATGAGAATAAAAACCCGATGGTAATTTCCTTCACCATTTCCGCCCGTGAAATTAGCATGGGCAATGCCAAGCATGTTAATGAATGGGTGTGATACACTCCCGGCATTATGCAAAAAAGGGCTTTCGGAAGAAAGCCCTTTTTTATGTCTGAAAATTTAAAAATTTATCGGCTATGTTTTGCGCAATTGGATGGCCTGTACAAAATGATGATGCCCTTTTTCAAGGATCAGGCTGGCGCGGTAACGGGTAGGCGCAATATTCTGTTCCAGGTTAGGTTTGTTGATATCATCCCAGATCTGTGTAGCCAGTTCCACCGTAGCGGCATCAGAGAGATGGGCATAGCGGTGGAAGAAAGATTCCGGATTCTGAAAGGCCGTGCTGCGCAGTGATTCAAACCGGGCGATATACCATTTACGGATATCTTTCTCTGCTGCATCTACATAAATAGAAAAATCAAAAAAGTCAGATACAAACACCGCAGGATCTTTTTGTTGTTGCCGGGGTCTTACCTGCAACACATTTACGCCCTCTACAATCACAATATCCGGCTGTTCTATCCATTGTAGCTGTCCGCCCAGTACATCGTATTCAAGATGTGAGTACAAGGGCGCTGCCACCCGCTCTTTACCCGACTTTACATCAGCGAGGAAGTGGATCAGTCTTTTGATATCATAACTTTCAGGGAAACCCTTTCTGTTCATGCTATCATTTGCTTCCAGTATTTTGTTGGGAT
The Chitinophaga sp. MM2321 DNA segment above includes these coding regions:
- the tssD gene encoding type VI secretion system tube protein TssD; this translates as MSFKSVLTVNGENYNVQHAAYDLSQETDATGRPSAITRGGRIKLTVESNGKTDLFEWMVNNFERKDGTITFYKRDTDSKLKTLDFKEGYLVKFEESFDYENKNPMVISFTISAREISMGNAKHVNEWV
- the tssO gene encoding type VI secretion system TssO, with product MQVLNKQERTTSFMWFLLFFLITVALFVVAVFFNYQVPARENASLRKELSTFRQEQAFQAEFLQKLDKVKRNLDSINLPNQNANYMDQVIAASLADMRNSIPKEAVTHYGLYDNVVQNCLSLQQTKQQLRELQHAQQDIAGLKEQVMDLNSKLESKSRDLDNCRQMMLLNSRAH
- a CDS encoding TssN family type VI secretion system protein; amino-acid sequence: MRYTAKFYLMLAGVMAVGSILVALLSRYIKNFSLYKKKALWYLVCTTLVFAVISSIPFLFTHQNLMSQYLFYEVWFLGLGIVHCHFMYTRFWANETTLLSELSFIIAIWLFGGIAFVLVHRLLNKDTFLYYPMLTSMFSFVLPTFVYKTFEKMMAIPVKVHKWWQYPMYKDVPEVNEEEMKDLIVIGLEMEKGLRDHNRTYFRARTPIKMDLGDLFYHFINDYNDRYPNTPIDFADTNGQAYGWVFHLKPRWFGSAKTLDPNKAVFMNGIRENSVIICNRITLS
- the coaA gene encoding type I pantothenate kinase codes for the protein MTTSLKRDRYTPYVSFTRKEWAERSGDAMLQLQDYDLESLHGMNEPLTQEEITQVYLPLAHLLNLYVTASQQLHQATSNFLSSQAHKVPYIIGIAGSVAVGKSTTARVLQKLLQAWPNHPRVDLVTTDGFLYPNKILEANDSMNRKGFPESYDIKRLIHFLADVKSGKERVAAPLYSHLEYDVLGGQLQWIEQPDIVIVEGVNVLQVRPRQQQKDPAVFVSDFFDFSIYVDAAEKDIRKWYIARFESLRSTAFQNPESFFHRYAHLSDAATVELATQIWDDINKPNLEQNIAPTRYRASLILEKGHHHFVQAIQLRKT